In Mus musculus strain C57BL/6J chromosome 14, GRCm38.p6 C57BL/6J, the following are encoded in one genomic region:
- the Gm3500 gene encoding predicted gene 3468 — MFSWLLRLFQKENGDEGETRPTEKEEGILSHEKGRRKSFWRRHRSARNTSTQNSKMTKKRSKINELEELKLDMRKISNDMEEMCGILNLYMYEDLNYRMNTEFNIIKSQHEKTMLDMNKMIQSIIGSMQYSKELIEDNYSYSIKEDHLLRECTQLNENVRILLNENRRLLVEQAGHKCPVGKKRGSLRRPGSTSVSQVPRNSSVI; from the exons atgttttcctggctgctcaggctatttcagaaagagaatggcgatgaaggagagaccagaccaacagagaaggaagagggaatcctttctcatgaaaaaggaagaaggaaatcattctggagaaggcaca ggtctgctagaaatacttcaacccaaaattccaaaatgactaagaagagatcaaaaataaatgaactagaagaactgaaattggatatgaggaagatcagcaatgacatggaggaaatgtgtggaatcctgaacctttacatgtatgaggatttgaactacag gatgaacactgaattcaacatcattaaatcacaacatgagaagacaatgttggatatgaataaaatgatccagtccataattggttccatgcagtattccaaggaactgatagaagataactattcctacag cattaaggaggaccacctcctccgtgagtgcactcaactcAACGAAAACgtaaggatattactgaatgagaacagaaggctgctggtggagcaggctggccataagtgtcctgtggggaagaaaagaggttctctgAGGAGGCCAGGAAGTacatctgtgtcccaagtgccaaggaacagcag